A window of the Haloarcula rubripromontorii genome harbors these coding sequences:
- a CDS encoding adenosylcobinamide amidohydrolase, whose translation MFETTVRDGVCQIRREGARWLSTAWDGGYRTADAVYNVTVPEGFDRTDLAAYRAERLSGAGFAVGPALLTGVHMEHARCARSGPVSVLATAGLSNPAALPMSTAGTADGFGGRASNPADRPDWRPGTVNLVVGVERELDDGALATLLASAVEAKAATLLDAADVPGTTSDAAIVGCVPGAERASFAGSATEIGAATRVCVRDAIRAGLAARYGDDALPTVDGAEYGVVTDRDTEVVEP comes from the coding sequence ATGTTTGAAACGACCGTTCGGGACGGCGTCTGTCAGATTCGACGCGAGGGTGCCCGCTGGCTTTCGACGGCGTGGGACGGCGGCTACCGGACCGCGGACGCCGTCTACAACGTCACCGTCCCCGAGGGGTTCGATCGAACCGACCTCGCCGCCTACCGCGCCGAGCGGCTGTCGGGGGCCGGCTTCGCCGTCGGCCCGGCACTGCTCACCGGCGTCCACATGGAACACGCCCGCTGTGCCCGGAGCGGGCCGGTGTCGGTGCTGGCGACAGCGGGCCTCTCGAACCCCGCCGCGTTGCCGATGTCGACAGCGGGGACAGCGGACGGCTTCGGCGGGCGCGCGTCGAATCCGGCGGACCGTCCCGACTGGCGACCCGGGACGGTCAATCTCGTCGTCGGGGTCGAGCGCGAACTGGACGACGGCGCGCTGGCGACGCTGCTCGCCAGCGCCGTTGAGGCGAAGGCCGCGACGCTGCTGGATGCGGCGGACGTGCCCGGAACCACATCGGACGCGGCCATCGTCGGCTGTGTTCCGGGCGCTGAGCGTGCGTCGTTCGCCGGGAGTGCGACCGAGATCGGGGCCGCTACCCGCGTCTGTGTCCGCGACGCTATCAGGGCGGGTCTGGCCGCCCGCTACGGGGACGACGCCCTGCCGACCGTCGACGGCGCGGAGTACGGCGTCGTTACCGACCGGGATACCGAGGTCGTCGAGCCGTGA